In one window of Photorhabdus laumondii subsp. laumondii DNA:
- a CDS encoding DUF3396 domain-containing protein: METVDYFAQLRSQLTSFLFLNGDGLTVSRLGLSITLFFKQGYTQEKKQRILACYHRFREEFGTHLRFHSHSLKGLSKYSPENIIKVEEGILARKKNQPCGWVVSDAKNEDEAPRYLMRYLDSDEDDGDDSSAYLSLVLPWDYLKEQEGMARFMAWLDFLCEQLEPDWGDCGYCLVLPKDYYDYFPLEYQLALRYPSLQVNSTVHTTLDDYAHSIRSMNWITLLSKRFVNRLGGEYWIRCTLARYPDVVISSYSNGLIIRAGKYPDLTPLPGSVPESYFAINQLIRPIRFVPGEGDSLHFYGEGHFDDISTLAWYARYDRGPLHVTPLRGDHPALVSGIWQTESLPGKQYFFAQGAMAFDVEGAETGTTIWHLIREAANMWE; the protein is encoded by the coding sequence ATGGAAACTGTAGATTACTTTGCCCAACTGAGATCACAACTGACCTCTTTTCTTTTTCTCAATGGCGATGGACTGACTGTTTCCCGCCTGGGTCTCTCGATAACCCTGTTTTTTAAACAGGGTTATACCCAGGAGAAAAAACAGCGCATTCTGGCCTGTTATCACCGCTTTCGCGAAGAGTTTGGTACTCATCTGCGTTTTCACAGTCATTCACTGAAAGGGTTAAGCAAATATTCACCGGAAAATATTATTAAGGTAGAGGAAGGCATTCTCGCCAGGAAAAAAAATCAGCCTTGTGGTTGGGTCGTCAGTGATGCTAAAAACGAAGATGAAGCGCCTCGTTATCTGATGCGTTATCTGGATTCTGATGAGGATGATGGTGACGATAGTAGCGCCTACCTGAGTCTAGTGCTGCCCTGGGATTACCTGAAAGAACAAGAAGGCATGGCTCGTTTTATGGCCTGGCTGGATTTTCTGTGTGAACAGCTTGAACCTGACTGGGGAGATTGTGGTTACTGTCTGGTCTTACCCAAAGACTACTATGATTATTTTCCCCTGGAGTACCAACTGGCCCTGCGCTACCCTTCCCTGCAAGTCAATTCCACTGTTCACACCACACTGGACGATTATGCCCATTCCATACGAAGCATGAATTGGATCACCCTGCTGTCCAAACGATTTGTAAACCGACTGGGTGGAGAATATTGGATACGCTGCACGCTGGCACGCTACCCGGATGTGGTGATCAGTTCTTACTCCAATGGTCTGATAATCCGCGCAGGCAAATACCCTGACTTAACGCCACTACCGGGTAGTGTCCCGGAGAGTTATTTTGCCATTAACCAGTTGATACGCCCGATACGTTTTGTTCCGGGAGAAGGTGATTCACTGCATTTTTATGGAGAAGGTCATTTTGATGATATTTCCACACTGGCTTGGTATGCCCGTTATGACCGGGGACCGCTGCATGTAACCCCTTTGAGAGGTGATCATCCGGCACTGGTCAGCGGGATCTGGCAAACCGAGAGCCTGCCGGGCAAGCAGTACTTCTTTGCTCAGGGGGCGATGGCTTTTGATGTTGAAGGTGCAGAGACAGGTACAACTATCTGGCATCTGATACGGGAAGCGGCAAATATGTGGGAATAA
- a CDS encoding DUF3396 domain-containing protein, with the protein METVDDFAQLKSQLAAFTFLNGDGLTVSRLGISITLFFKQGYTQEKKQRILACYRRFREEFGTHLRFHSHELEGLKKYSPENIAKVEEAILNQKKNQPSSWVVSDAKNIYEAPRYLMRYLDSDEDDGDDDSSYLSLTLPWDYLKEQDGMARFMAWLDFLCEQLEPDSGDCGYSLALPRDYHDYFPLEYQLAQRYPSLQVNSTVHTAVLQYEHSIRGINWITLLSKRFVNRLGGEFWIRQVLRPYRDVVITSYRDGLIIQAGQYPDLTPLPGSVPESYFAINQLIRPIRVIPREGHSLHFYGEGHFNSTSTLAWYARYDRGPLHVTPLRGDHPALVSGIWQTESLPGKQYFFAQGAMAFDVEGAEPGTTAWHLIRETENTTE; encoded by the coding sequence ATGGAAACTGTAGATGACTTTGCCCAGTTGAAATCACAACTGGCCGCGTTTACCTTCCTCAATGGCGATGGGCTGACCGTTTCTCGTCTTGGGATTTCTATCACCTTGTTTTTTAAACAAGGCTATACTCAGGAGAAAAAACAGCGCATTCTGGCCTGCTACCGCCGCTTTCGCGAAGAATTTGGTACTCATCTGCGTTTTCACAGTCATGAGCTGGAAGGACTAAAAAAATATTCCCCGGAAAATATTGCCAAAGTGGAAGAGGCCATTCTTAATCAGAAAAAGAATCAGCCCTCTAGTTGGGTAGTCAGTGATGCTAAAAATATCTATGAAGCCCCTCGTTATCTGATGCGTTATCTGGATTCTGATGAGGATGATGGTGACGATGATAGCTCTTACCTAAGCCTGACACTGCCTTGGGATTATCTAAAAGAACAAGACGGCATGGCTCGTTTTATGGCCTGGCTGGATTTTCTGTGTGAACAACTCGAACCGGACAGTGGTGACTGTGGCTACAGCTTGGCCCTACCCAGAGATTACCATGACTACTTTCCTTTAGAGTACCAGCTAGCGCAACGTTACCCCTCCCTGCAAGTCAATTCTACGGTTCATACTGCGGTATTACAGTATGAACACTCCATCCGTGGCATTAATTGGATCACCCTGCTGTCCAAACGCTTTGTAAACCGACTGGGTGGAGAATTCTGGATACGTCAGGTGCTGCGCCCCTACCGGGATGTGGTGATTACTTCTTACCGTGATGGCCTGATTATCCAGGCCGGTCAATACCCGGACTTAACGCCACTCCCGGGCAGTGTCCCGGAGAGTTATTTTGCCATTAACCAACTGATACGTCCGATACGGGTGATACCTCGTGAAGGCCATTCATTGCACTTCTATGGTGAAGGGCATTTTAATTCAACTTCTACCCTGGCCTGGTATGCCCGTTATGACCGGGGACCGCTGCATGTAACCCCGTTGAGAGGTGATCATCCGGCACTGGTCAGCGGGATCTGGCAAACCGAGAGCCTGCCGGGCAAGCAGTACTTCTTTGCTCAGGGGGCGATGGCTTTTGATGTTGAAGGTGCAGAACCGGGCACAACTGCATGGCATTTAATACGAGAAACGGAAAATACAACGGAGTAA
- a CDS encoding PAAR domain-containing protein: MRSVVESKKVILKGDTTTTGGEVLKGSDLVNQQLSVACKGDPVFCPACKQTGAVAEGSNLFNIQGIPVALEGHLVNCGCPTGACRLKVRS; encoded by the coding sequence ATGCGCAGTGTAGTGGAAAGTAAAAAAGTTATCCTTAAAGGTGATACCACAACAACCGGAGGTGAGGTTTTAAAGGGTTCCGATTTGGTAAATCAACAACTATCGGTTGCCTGTAAAGGTGACCCGGTGTTTTGTCCCGCCTGTAAACAAACTGGCGCTGTTGCGGAAGGTTCTAACTTGTTTAATATACAAGGAATACCTGTCGCGCTGGAGGGGCATCTTGTTAATTGTGGTTGCCCGACCGGCGCTTGTCGATTAAAGGTACGGTCATAA
- a CDS encoding IS630-like element ISPlu10 family transposase, with product MPIIAPIPRNERRQMKKIIQNTRDKDYARRLMAILMLHRGESVSLVAKTLCASRSSVYRWINWLTLYGLEGLKSLPVGRPAVWNLIPLYPLLSFLLQYSPQQLGCLRSRWSLEFFIIKINELLNIKLSISTFYRYLHKMGIVWRRAAPTLKLPDPEYHEKMAKITEALSTCSEKHPVFYEDEVDIELNPKIGADWYLKGQQKRIVTPGKNQKHYFAGCLNVQTGKVTYADGLNKNSQLFINVLEELERQYCHAETLTLILDNYSIHKSRRVRDWLACHPKFNLLFLPVYSPWLNKIERLWQSLHETVTRNHGCQYMWQLLEKVKTFLNSCPYRNSRE from the coding sequence ATGCCTATCATAGCACCTATACCCCGCAATGAACGACGCCAGATGAAAAAAATTATCCAGAACACCCGAGATAAAGATTATGCTCGCAGGCTCATGGCCATATTGATGCTGCATCGAGGCGAGTCTGTCTCTCTGGTCGCCAAAACCCTTTGCGCCAGTCGTTCTTCTGTCTATCGCTGGATAAACTGGTTGACTTTATATGGTCTGGAAGGACTCAAAAGCCTGCCTGTGGGCAGACCCGCTGTCTGGAATTTAATCCCGCTTTATCCTTTACTGTCTTTTTTATTGCAATATTCTCCCCAGCAATTGGGCTGCCTGCGTTCTCGCTGGAGTCTTGAGTTTTTTATAATTAAAATCAATGAATTATTAAACATAAAATTATCCATCAGTACCTTCTATCGTTACTTACATAAAATGGGTATCGTGTGGCGAAGGGCAGCCCCGACGCTTAAATTACCCGATCCCGAGTACCATGAAAAAATGGCGAAAATTACCGAGGCATTGTCAACGTGTTCAGAAAAACATCCCGTTTTTTATGAAGATGAAGTCGACATCGAGCTGAATCCAAAAATCGGGGCTGACTGGTATTTAAAAGGGCAACAGAAACGTATAGTGACACCAGGAAAAAACCAAAAACATTATTTTGCAGGTTGCCTGAATGTTCAAACGGGAAAAGTGACTTATGCTGACGGGTTAAATAAGAATTCTCAGTTATTTATCAATGTATTGGAAGAACTTGAACGCCAGTATTGTCATGCTGAAACCCTCACTTTGATTTTGGATAATTACAGTATCCATAAAAGCCGACGGGTCAGAGATTGGCTGGCTTGTCATCCTAAATTTAATCTGTTGTTTTTACCTGTTTATTCACCCTGGCTGAATAAAATTGAGCGTCTGTGGCAATCCTTACATGAAACGGTGACACGAAATCATGGCTGTCAGTATATGTGGCAATTGCTTGAGAAAGTGAAAACGTTTTTAAATTCATGTCCCTACAGGAATAGCAGAGAATAA